Genomic DNA from Pseudomonas fluorescens:
CCCGCAACTCGATCGCCTGCAAAAACGCCTGCTGCAACAACTGGCCGACTTCGCCCCTTACCGCACAGACCCGCAGTGCCCGCAATGGCTGGCTCGGGCCACCCATCACAACAAGCAGCACCCGGTGCACCGCCTCGCCCTGATCCGAGCGACCGGTGAGCTGTGCATCTCCCCAAAAGCCTGAGGCAAACGACACCGCTCCCACAGACGTTACGTGCAACAACTTGGGCCAATGCCCCTCCCTGACCTATGCTGCAACTCAACACTTTCAGTTTTCGGTCGATTTTATGGGGCGCGGTTTTTCAATCATCCTGTTGTTGCTGTTGGCGCTGCCCGCCGCCGCGCAGATCTACAAGTACACCGACGCCGACGGCAACACCGCCTACAGCAACCAGCCGCCCCAAGGCGTGCCGGCCCAGGCGGTGGAGTTGCCGCCGCTCAACAGCATCGAACGCCAATCCCCGGCCAGCCCGAAAACACCGCCAGCCCCCGCCAACAGCGACGAGCCGCGCAATGCCTACGAGATATTGGAACTGACGGACATCCCCACCGACGAGGCCCTGCGCGCCAACAATGGCACCTTCACCGTTGGCGTCCGGGCGCAACCACGCCTGCAGAGCCCGCATCTGTTCCGGCTGTTGCTGGACGGCCAACCTTACGGCCAGGCGTCCAACGTGCCGCGCCTGCAATTGGTGAACATCGATCGGGGCGAGCACAGCCTGGCGGTTCAAGTCATCGACGGGGACAATCTCGTGCAACAGAGTGAAACCGTGACGTTCACCGTGCAGCGGGTGCACCAGCCGTGATCCGCTGGCTGATCGCCCTTGGCCTTTCGCTGGCCGCGCTGCCGGGCATGGCACAGGTCTATACCTACATCGACGCCCAGGGCAATCGCGTCTTCACCGATCAACCGCGCCCCGGCAATGCGAAGAAGGTACAGCTGCCCCCCGCCAACCGCCTGCCAACGCCGCCCGCCAGCACAAACCCTCCGCCCGCGGCAGAAGTCCCGTCCAAGCCACTGTTCCATTACGAAATGCTCCGGCTGCTGATCCCGGAGCCGGACGCGACGATACGCAGCACCGCAGGCGAACTGATCGTCAGCGTCACCAGCGAACCCGGCCTGAAAAAAGGCCACCGCTATCGCTTGTTGCTCGACGGCCAGCCAACAGGCGCGCCGGGACCAAGCCCGGTGTTTGCCTTGAGCAACATCGATCGAGGCACCCATCAACTGGCGGTAGAAATCCTCGATGAGCAAGACCGCATCGTCGAACGCACCGCCAACCAGCCCTTCCATATGCAACGCATGTCCCTGGCGCAAAAGCGCCGCATCAAACCCTGCGCCACGGCCGATTACGGTCAACGCCCCGAGTGCCCCCTCGCCGAAAAGCCTGAAGAAGAAAAAAGCAGCATCTTGCCGTTCTTCTGATGCCGTTCAGGTTGGCGCACTATATTGGTGCAAACATTTGCACGCTACTCAGTTTCCAAACCCATTTTGGTTCGAAAGTACCCGAAAAAGCTGGCAGAACGCCACGCAACTGGGCGAAAAACACCCTTTTGAGGCTCTAAACGCTTCTTTTCGGAGCCTTGGTTTGGTTTTTGCATTTTCCTTTGTAACAGCGCATTAATCGCGCGCGCAATTTGGGACCGGTCCCGAGTTGCTACGCTCCAAAAGAGGTCCTGATGACCATTAGCGACGCACTACACCGCTTGCTGCTCGACAACCTCACCACCGCGACCATCCTGCTCGACGCCGAACTGCGCCTCGAGTACATGAACCCGGCGGCCGAGATGCTCCTGGCCGTCAGTGGCCAGCGCAGCCACGGGCAGTTCATCAGCGAGTTGTTCACCGAGTCCGCCGAAGCGCTCAACTCCTTGCGCCAGGCGGTGGAACAGGCCCATCCGTTCACCAAGCGCGAAGCGATGCTCACCGCGCTGACCGGCCAGACCCTGACCGTGGACTACGCTGTGACGCCGATCCTGAACAACGGCGCCACCCTGCTCTTGCTGGAAGTCCACCCGCGTGATCGCTTGCTGCGTATCACCAAGGAAGAGGCCCAGCTGTCCAAGCAGGAAACCAGCAAGATGCTGGTGCGCGGCCTGGCCCATGAGATCAAGAACCCCCTCGGCGGGATTCGTGGCGCGGCGCAGTTGCTCGCCCGCGAACTGCCGGAAGAAAGCCTCAAGGACTACACCAACGTCATCATCGAAGAAGCCGACCGCCTGCGGAACCTGGTGGACCGCATGCTCGGCTCGAACAAGCTGCCATCGCTGGCGATGTGCAACGTCCATGAGGTGCTGGAGCGGGTCAGCAGCCTGGTGGAAGCCGAAAGCCAGGGCTGCATCACCTTGGTGCGCGACTATGACCCGAGCATTCCCGACGTCTTGATCGACCGCGAGCAAATGATCCAGGCAGTGCTGAACATCGTGCGCAATGCGATGCAGGCCATCAGCAGCCAGAACGAGCTGCGCCTGGGCCGCATCAGCCTGCGCACCCGGGCCATGCGCCAGTTCACCATCGGCCATGTGCGCCATCGCCTGGTGACCAAGATCGAGATCATCGACAACGGCCCGGGCATCCCTGCCGAGCTGCAGGAAACCATCTTTTTTCCCATGGTCAGCGGCCGTCCGGACGGTACCGGGCTGGGCCTGGCCATTACCCAGAACATCATCAGTCAGCATCAGGGCTTGATCGAGTGTGAAAGCCACCCCGGCCACACCACCTTCTCGATCTTCCTGCCACTGGAACAAGGAGCCACATCGACATGAGCCGTAGTGAAACCGTGTGGATCGTCGATGACGACCGTTCTATCCGTTGGGTCCTGGAAAAAGCCTTGCAACAGGAAGGCATGACCACCCAGAGCTTCGACAGCGCCGATGGGGTGATGAGCCGCCTGGCGCGTCAGCAACCGGACGTCATCATCTCCGACATCCGCATGCCTGGCGCCAGCGGCCTGGACCTGCTGGCGCGGATCCGCGAACAGCATCCGCGGCTGCCGGTGATCATCATGACCGCCCATTCCGACCTGGACAGCGCCGTGGCGTCCTACCAGGGCGGGGCTTTCGAATACCTGCCCAAGCCATTCGACGTCGATGAAGCCGTGTCGCTGGTCAAACGCGCCAATCAACATGCCCAGGAACAACAGGGCATGGAAGAGGTGCCGGCCCTGGCCCGCACGCCGGAAATCATCGGTGAAGCGCCGGCGATGCAGGAAGTGTTTCGCGCCATCGGGCGCCTGAGCCACTCCAACATCACCGTGCTGATCAACGGCGAGTCGGGCACCGGTAAAGAACTGGTGGCCCACGCCTTGCACCGTCACAGTCCACGAGCGGCATCGCCGTTCATCGCGCTGAACATGGCGGCGATTCCCAAGGACCTGATGGAGTCCGAGCTGTTCGGACACGAAAAAGGTGCGTTCACCGGCGCGGCCAACCTGCGGCGCGGGCGCTTCGAGCAAGCTGACGGCGGCACGTTGTTCCTCGATGAAATCGGCGACATGCCGGCGGACACCCAGACCCGCTTGCTGCGCGTACTGGCCGATGGCGAGTTCTATCGGGTGGGCGGGCATACGCCGGTCAAGGTGGACGTGCGCATCATCGCCGCGACCCACCAGAACCTGGAAACCCTGGTTCACGCCGGCAAGTTCCGTGAGGACTTGTTCCACCGCCTGAACGTGATCCGCATTCATATCCCGCGCCTGGCGGATCGTCGCGAAGACATCCCGACCCTGGCCAGGCACTTCCTCAGCCGCGCGGCCCAGGAATTGGCGGTCGAGCCAAAGCTGCTCAAGAGCGAAACCGAGGAATACCTCAAGAACCTGCCGTGGCCGGGCAACGTGCGTCAGTTGGAGAACACCTGCCGCTGGATTACGGTGATGGCTTCGGGTCGCGAAGTGCACATCAGCGACCTGCCGCCAGAGCTGTTGAGCCTGCCGCAGGACTCGGCTCCGGTGACCAACTGGGAGCAAGCCCTGCGCCAGTGGGCCGACCAGGCCCTGTCCCGTGGCCAGTCGAGCCTGCTGGACAGCGCGGTGCCGAGTTTCGAGCGGATCATGATCGAGACCGCCCTCAAGCACACCGCTGGCCGCCGCCGCGACGCCGCGGTGCTGCTGGGTTGGGGCCGCAATACCTTGACCCGCAAGATCAAGGAATTGGGGATGAAGGTCGATGGCGGGGATGATGATGACGGGGATGAGGGCTGAAAGGCCTTAGTTCTTCGCTGATCAGTAGGGCCAATCGCGAGCAAGCTCGCTCCCACAGGGGAAACAATTCCTGTGGGAGCGAGCTTGCTCGCGATGCTTTTAAAGGCTTCATGCACCGCATCAATGCACTGCGAACCGCAATGGCACATGCACCACCGGCCAAAACCAATCGGCCCAGCTCGAAAAAAACCGCACAAACAAGACAAAAGCCCCGGAATACGGGGCTTCTCGACTCAGCAGCAGTTTTTTTGTGACAAGCCATTTAAAACTGGCACGCCCCCTGCAATAGCTCAATCACTACCCAGTTTCGGGGACCTTGGTACAGG
This window encodes:
- the ntrC gene encoding nitrogen regulation protein NR(I) → MSRSETVWIVDDDRSIRWVLEKALQQEGMTTQSFDSADGVMSRLARQQPDVIISDIRMPGASGLDLLARIREQHPRLPVIIMTAHSDLDSAVASYQGGAFEYLPKPFDVDEAVSLVKRANQHAQEQQGMEEVPALARTPEIIGEAPAMQEVFRAIGRLSHSNITVLINGESGTGKELVAHALHRHSPRAASPFIALNMAAIPKDLMESELFGHEKGAFTGAANLRRGRFEQADGGTLFLDEIGDMPADTQTRLLRVLADGEFYRVGGHTPVKVDVRIIAATHQNLETLVHAGKFREDLFHRLNVIRIHIPRLADRREDIPTLARHFLSRAAQELAVEPKLLKSETEEYLKNLPWPGNVRQLENTCRWITVMASGREVHISDLPPELLSLPQDSAPVTNWEQALRQWADQALSRGQSSLLDSAVPSFERIMIETALKHTAGRRRDAAVLLGWGRNTLTRKIKELGMKVDGGDDDDGDEG
- a CDS encoding DUF4124 domain-containing protein — its product is MGRGFSIILLLLLALPAAAQIYKYTDADGNTAYSNQPPQGVPAQAVELPPLNSIERQSPASPKTPPAPANSDEPRNAYEILELTDIPTDEALRANNGTFTVGVRAQPRLQSPHLFRLLLDGQPYGQASNVPRLQLVNIDRGEHSLAVQVIDGDNLVQQSETVTFTVQRVHQP
- the glnL gene encoding nitrogen regulation protein NR(II) — protein: MTISDALHRLLLDNLTTATILLDAELRLEYMNPAAEMLLAVSGQRSHGQFISELFTESAEALNSLRQAVEQAHPFTKREAMLTALTGQTLTVDYAVTPILNNGATLLLLEVHPRDRLLRITKEEAQLSKQETSKMLVRGLAHEIKNPLGGIRGAAQLLARELPEESLKDYTNVIIEEADRLRNLVDRMLGSNKLPSLAMCNVHEVLERVSSLVEAESQGCITLVRDYDPSIPDVLIDREQMIQAVLNIVRNAMQAISSQNELRLGRISLRTRAMRQFTIGHVRHRLVTKIEIIDNGPGIPAELQETIFFPMVSGRPDGTGLGLAITQNIISQHQGLIECESHPGHTTFSIFLPLEQGATST
- a CDS encoding DUF4124 domain-containing protein, whose protein sequence is MIRWLIALGLSLAALPGMAQVYTYIDAQGNRVFTDQPRPGNAKKVQLPPANRLPTPPASTNPPPAAEVPSKPLFHYEMLRLLIPEPDATIRSTAGELIVSVTSEPGLKKGHRYRLLLDGQPTGAPGPSPVFALSNIDRGTHQLAVEILDEQDRIVERTANQPFHMQRMSLAQKRRIKPCATADYGQRPECPLAEKPEEEKSSILPFF